A genomic stretch from Chitinophagaceae bacterium includes:
- the rpmG gene encoding 50S ribosomal protein L33, translated as MAKKGNRVQVILECTEHKTSGKAGTSRYITTKNKKNTPERMELKKFNPILKKVTVHKEIK; from the coding sequence ATGGCAAAGAAAGGTAACCGTGTTCAGGTAATTTTGGAGTGTACAGAGCATAAGACTTCGGGTAAAGCTGGTACAAGCCGTTATATTACCACAAAGAATAAAAAGAACACACCTGAGCGTATGGAGTTGAAAAAGTTCAACCCAATCCTCAAGAAAGTAACTGTACACAAAGAGATTAAGTAA
- the rseP gene encoding RIP metalloprotease RseP, whose protein sequence is MLLAINWADFGVKAAQLLLSLSILIIFHEFGHYITAKWFKCRVEKFYLFFDPWFSIFKKKVGDTEYGIGWLPLGGYVKISGMIDESMDKEAMKLPPQPWEFRSKPAWQRLIIMIAGVTVNVLLAFIIYAMILFVWGEEKVPMNSVKDGIWAQDKLMNEIGLENGDKILQVNGKDVPYFADLNAKIITGKTIVVERKGEKKEINIPVNLVEQLIESKRRRGLLSYRIPSIVGAYDKKDTLYGKQAGLKENDRIVAIDGSPVSFYDEMSALLQKKKDATSELTVVRNTDTLKLTTKVDKDGRVGIPYLMQEQYAALGVIKIEHKKYGFFESFPAGVKKTFEKLGFYIDQFRLILNPETGAYKGIGGFKSMGSIFPSVWDWESFWNITALFSIILAFMNLLPIPALDGGHVLFTIIEMITGRKPNEKFLEYAQIAGMIILFSLLIYANGNDLFGWNK, encoded by the coding sequence ATGTTATTAGCAATTAACTGGGCCGATTTTGGAGTTAAAGCAGCACAATTATTATTGTCGCTTTCCATCTTAATAATTTTTCATGAGTTTGGGCATTATATTACTGCCAAGTGGTTTAAATGCCGTGTGGAAAAATTCTATTTATTTTTTGATCCCTGGTTTTCCATTTTTAAAAAGAAAGTAGGTGATACAGAATATGGTATCGGCTGGCTGCCTCTTGGCGGCTATGTAAAAATTTCCGGTATGATTGATGAAAGCATGGATAAAGAAGCCATGAAACTTCCGCCACAACCTTGGGAATTTCGCAGCAAACCTGCCTGGCAACGTTTAATTATTATGATTGCCGGTGTTACAGTGAATGTTTTACTCGCCTTTATTATATATGCAATGATCCTGTTTGTGTGGGGTGAAGAAAAAGTTCCGATGAACAGTGTAAAAGATGGTATTTGGGCACAGGATAAACTGATGAACGAAATTGGTTTGGAGAATGGAGATAAAATATTACAGGTTAACGGGAAAGATGTTCCATATTTCGCTGATCTGAATGCAAAAATCATCACAGGAAAAACAATCGTTGTAGAACGTAAAGGTGAAAAAAAAGAAATCAATATTCCGGTGAACCTGGTTGAGCAACTGATTGAAAGCAAAAGAAGACGTGGCCTGCTTTCTTACAGGATACCTTCCATTGTTGGAGCATATGATAAGAAAGATACCTTATACGGTAAACAAGCCGGATTAAAAGAGAATGACAGAATTGTAGCGATTGACGGATCTCCGGTTTCTTTTTATGATGAAATGTCTGCTTTATTGCAAAAGAAGAAAGATGCAACTTCAGAACTTACAGTAGTGCGGAATACGGATACATTGAAATTAACTACAAAGGTTGATAAAGATGGCAGAGTGGGAATTCCATATTTAATGCAGGAGCAGTACGCCGCTTTAGGAGTTATAAAAATTGAGCATAAAAAATATGGATTCTTTGAATCATTTCCTGCAGGTGTAAAAAAGACTTTTGAAAAATTAGGGTTTTATATTGATCAATTCCGTTTGATTTTGAATCCTGAAACAGGTGCATATAAAGGTATTGGTGGCTTTAAATCAATGGGCTCTATCTTTCCGTCTGTCTGGGATTGGGAAAGCTTCTGGAACATCACTGCATTATTCAGTATTATTCTTGCTTTCATGAACCTGTTACCAATTCCTGCATTAGATGGCGGGCATGTATTATTTACAATCATTGAAATGATCACAGGACGTAAGCCAAATGAAAAGTTCCTGGAGTATGCGCAGATTGCAGGGATGATCATTTTATTCAGCCTGTTGATTTATGCAAACGGGAATGATCTTTTTGGCTGGAATAAATAA
- a CDS encoding DUF4295 family protein yields the protein MAKAAKTAIKTKDQKAAAEAKNWSKVIKAVRSPKSGAYTFKEAIVHKEKVKDFLAQK from the coding sequence ATGGCAAAAGCAGCAAAAACGGCGATTAAGACAAAAGATCAGAAAGCCGCAGCAGAAGCAAAGAACTGGAGTAAAGTAATTAAGGCTGTACGCAGTCCTAAATCAGGTGCTTACACTTTCAAAGAAGCAATTGTGCATAAAGAGAAAGTGAAAGATTTCCTCGCTCAAAAATAA
- the rplU gene encoding 50S ribosomal protein L21 has translation MFAVVKIAGQQFKVSEGQSLYVPHIEGNAGDKVEFSDVLFVDTDGKISVGADTKVIVKAEILAEKKGKTVIAFKMKRRKGFRKKKGHRTLYTQIKVTGIA, from the coding sequence ATGTTTGCAGTAGTTAAAATAGCCGGTCAACAATTTAAAGTTTCAGAAGGTCAGAGCCTGTATGTTCCTCACATTGAAGGAAATGCCGGAGACAAAGTTGAGTTTTCTGATGTATTGTTTGTTGACACAGATGGTAAGATCAGCGTTGGAGCTGATACCAAAGTAATTGTGAAAGCCGAAATTCTTGCAGAAAAGAAAGGCAAAACAGTCATTGCGTTTAAAATGAAACGCCGTAAAGGTTTCCGTAAGAAAAAAGGACACCGTACTCTGTATACACAAATTAAAGTAACAGGAATTGCGTAA
- the rpmA gene encoding 50S ribosomal protein L27, whose protein sequence is MAHKKGEGSVKNGRDSQSKRLGVKIYGGQPAASGNIIIRQRGTVYHPGKNVGVGRDFTIFALTDGLVEFKKGKDNKTFVSVAPVEAGA, encoded by the coding sequence ATGGCACATAAAAAAGGTGAAGGCAGTGTAAAGAATGGTCGTGATTCACAAAGCAAACGTCTTGGTGTGAAGATCTATGGTGGACAACCTGCAGCTTCCGGTAACATTATTATCCGCCAACGTGGAACCGTTTATCATCCCGGTAAAAATGTTGGTGTAGGCAGAGACTTTACAATCTTTGCATTAACTGACGGATTAGTTGAATTTAAGAAAGGAAAAGACAATAAAACATTCGTTTCGGTAGCTCCGGTTGAAGCAGGCGCATAG
- a CDS encoding OsmC family protein has translation MADHSVTTRFIGGMTFHSQLDNHTIIIDTPENDGGNDLGPRPKKLMLSSLAGCTGIDVVSMLNKMRVVFSDFSMDVDANLTKETPKTYNWVKITYRIKVKEEDQDKVRRAVKMSEEQYCGVSAMFEKFAELEYEIVFL, from the coding sequence ATGGCAGATCACTCTGTAACTACCCGTTTTATTGGCGGAATGACTTTTCACAGTCAACTCGATAATCACACAATTATTATTGATACCCCCGAAAATGACGGAGGAAACGACCTCGGACCCCGCCCCAAAAAGCTGATGTTGTCCTCACTGGCAGGTTGTACCGGGATTGATGTGGTATCCATGCTTAACAAAATGAGGGTTGTTTTCAGTGATTTCAGTATGGACGTTGACGCTAATCTGACTAAAGAAACCCCGAAAACATATAATTGGGTAAAGATTACCTACCGTATCAAAGTAAAAGAAGAAGACCAGGATAAGGTTAGAAGGGCAGTAAAGATGTCAGAAGAACAGTATTGTGGCGTAAGTGCCATGTTTGAAAAATTCGCTGAGCTGGAATATGAGATTGTTTTCCTTTAA
- the rpmB gene encoding 50S ribosomal protein L28 has translation MARVCQLTGKVPIGGNKVSHSNIKTKRRFLPNLQTKRFFLAEEDKWVTLKVSTEAIRTINKRGLYNVVKELRARGEHI, from the coding sequence ATGGCAAGAGTATGTCAGCTTACAGGAAAGGTGCCGATAGGTGGAAATAAGGTATCTCATTCAAATATTAAAACCAAACGCCGCTTTTTGCCTAACCTGCAAACCAAGCGTTTTTTCCTGGCTGAAGAAGATAAATGGGTTACGCTCAAAGTATCTACTGAAGCAATCCGTACAATCAACAAAAGAGGATTGTACAATGTGGTGAAGGAATTAAGAGCAAGAGGAGAACATATTTAA
- the ftsY gene encoding signal recognition particle-docking protein FtsY has product MGFFGKLFGKKEKESLDQGLEKTKEGFLGKIARAVAGKSTVDADVLDNLEEALVSADVGIETTVEIIERIEARVARDKFINTSELNSILQQEIENILIDAPADTTYSNFDLPAGKRPFVIMIVGVNGVGKTTTIGKLAHHFTQAGKKVMLGAADTFRAAAVDQLTIWSERAGVPIVKREMGSDPASVAFDAVSSAVAKDIDVLIIDTAGRLHTKTHLMEELGKIKRVIQKVIPEAPHDVLLVLDGSTGQNAIEQAKQFTAVTDVTGLVITKLDGTAKGGVVLAIAHQFKIPVKFIGVGEKVEDLLVFDKHEFADSLFSLRKDN; this is encoded by the coding sequence ATGGGATTTTTTGGAAAGCTGTTTGGTAAAAAGGAAAAAGAAAGTCTTGACCAGGGTTTGGAAAAAACTAAGGAAGGCTTTTTAGGTAAAATAGCAAGGGCTGTTGCAGGAAAGAGTACGGTTGACGCAGATGTGCTGGATAACCTGGAAGAGGCGTTGGTGAGTGCAGATGTGGGTATTGAAACAACTGTTGAAATCATTGAACGGATTGAAGCAAGGGTTGCAAGGGATAAATTTATTAATACCAGCGAACTCAATTCAATACTGCAGCAGGAAATTGAAAACATCCTGATTGATGCACCTGCCGACACAACTTATTCAAACTTTGATTTGCCCGCAGGAAAACGACCTTTTGTAATTATGATTGTTGGTGTAAACGGTGTTGGAAAAACAACAACTATCGGAAAGCTTGCACATCATTTTACACAGGCAGGTAAAAAGGTAATGCTGGGTGCAGCTGATACATTCCGTGCAGCAGCTGTTGATCAGTTAACGATCTGGAGTGAACGTGCCGGTGTGCCGATTGTAAAAAGAGAAATGGGAAGCGACCCTGCCTCTGTTGCATTTGATGCAGTAAGTAGTGCTGTTGCAAAAGATATTGATGTGCTGATTATTGATACAGCCGGACGTCTTCATACCAAAACACATTTAATGGAAGAGTTGGGCAAGATCAAAAGAGTAATACAGAAAGTAATTCCTGAGGCACCACACGATGTGTTGCTGGTGCTTGATGGATCAACCGGACAAAACGCAATTGAGCAGGCAAAACAATTTACAGCGGTAACAGATGTAACTGGCTTAGTGATTACAAAATTAGATGGAACAGCAAAGGGCGGAGTAGTTCTTGCAATAGCACATCAGTTTAAAATTCCAGTAAAGTTCATTGGTGTGGGAGAGAAAGTGGAAGACCTCCTGGTATTTGACAAACATGAATTTGCTGACAGCTTATTCAGTCTGAGGAAGGATAATTGA